Proteins encoded together in one Nyctibius grandis isolate bNycGra1 chromosome 1, bNycGra1.pri, whole genome shotgun sequence window:
- the MRAP2 gene encoding melanocortin-2 receptor accessory protein 2, with product MSALRLISNRTSQQALSNSDYTWEYEYYEYGPVSFEGLKAHKYSIVIGFWVGLAVFVIFMFFVLTLLTKTGAPHQDNAEPSEKRFCMNSFVADFGRPLESERVFSHQIAEESRSLFHFCVNEVEHLDKAKQSQKGPGLESNIHFQEVPRSSGMFEGDLNCLTKFNIPNFVNTEQNSSLGEDDLLISEPPIILESKSVMQSSHRILD from the exons ATGTCTGCCTTGAGGCTGATTTCTAACAGAACCTCCCAGCAAGCCTTGTCTAACTCTGATTATACCTGGGAGTACGAGTACTATGAGTACGGACCAGTGTCATTTGAAGGCCTGAAGGCTCATAAAT ATTCCATTGTGATTGGATTTTGGGTTGGTCTTGCAGTTTTTGTCATCTTCATGTTTTTTGTCCTGACCCTGCTGACGAAGACAGGAGCACCACATCAAGA cAATGCAGAACCTTctgaaaaaagattttgcatGAATAGCTTTGTGGCAGATTTCGGAAGACCTCTAGAGTCGGAGAGGGTCTTTTCTCATCAAATAGCTGAAGAATCCCGGTcgcttttccatttctgtgttAATGAAGTGGAACATTtggacaaagcaaaacaaagtcaGAAAGGTCCAGGTCTGGAGAGTAATATTCACTTCCAGGAAGTTCCCAGAAGCAGTGGAATGTTTGAGGGGGACCTAAATTGTCTTACAAAATTTAACATTCCAAACTTTGTGAACACTGAGCAGAACTCTTCACTAGGTGAGGATGATCTCCTCATCTCAGAGCCACCAATCATTTTAGAAAGCAAATCGGTCATGCAGTCTTCCCATCGGATCCTTGACTGA